From Terriglobia bacterium, one genomic window encodes:
- the dnaK gene encoding molecular chaperone DnaK — MAKIIGIDLGTTNSVVAVMEGGEPKVIANEEGGRTTPSVVAFTKTGERLVGQVAKRQAITNPENTVYSIKRFMGRRYNEVNEEMKMVPYKVVQSGDHVAVLAQGKEYTPPQISAMILQKLKKAAEDYLGEPVTEAVITVPAYFNDAQRQATKDAGKIAGLDVKRIINEPTAAALAYGLDKKKDETIAVYDFGGGTFDISILEVGEGVIEVKSTNGDTHLGGDNLDQRIVDWLIDEFKKDEGLDLRGKGNEMALQRLRDAAERAKIELSTTMQTEINLPFITADATGPKHLVKTLTRAKLEEMVRDIVNRSIDPCKQALKDAGVSTSDIDEVVLVGGQTRMPMIQNLVKELFGKEPHKGVNPDEVVAVGAALQGGVLKGEVKDLLLLDVTPLSLSIETLGGVATPMIPRNTTIPTRKTETFSTAADNQTSVEVHVLQGERPMAAQNRTLGKFHLTGIPMAPRGVPQIEVTFDIDANGILNVTAKDMATQKDQKITITSSSGLSKEEVERMAKEADAHSEEDKKKRDEIEARNQLDGMVYQVDKMLREHGDKISGSERGDVENAVADAKKALEGGELSQMNSARERLQAASHKLAEAMYKATAAQGQPQGGPSAGPTPGPETGGQKKDEGVIDAEYVDVDEKKR; from the coding sequence ATGGCAAAGATTATCGGTATCGACCTCGGTACCACGAACTCCGTAGTTGCGGTGATGGAAGGCGGCGAGCCCAAGGTGATCGCCAACGAAGAGGGCGGACGCACCACCCCTTCGGTTGTTGCGTTTACGAAGACTGGCGAACGGCTGGTGGGGCAGGTGGCAAAGCGACAGGCGATTACCAACCCGGAGAACACAGTTTATTCGATTAAGCGCTTCATGGGACGGCGCTACAACGAAGTGAACGAAGAAATGAAAATGGTTCCGTACAAGGTCGTGCAGTCGGGCGACCACGTCGCGGTTTTGGCGCAGGGCAAGGAATACACTCCCCCGCAGATCTCCGCGATGATTCTGCAGAAGCTGAAGAAGGCTGCGGAAGACTATCTTGGCGAGCCGGTGACGGAAGCCGTGATCACGGTTCCGGCGTACTTCAATGACGCGCAGCGGCAGGCCACCAAGGACGCCGGCAAAATTGCCGGGCTCGATGTGAAGCGAATTATCAACGAGCCGACAGCGGCCGCGTTGGCGTACGGGCTGGATAAGAAGAAGGACGAGACGATTGCCGTGTACGACTTCGGCGGCGGCACATTCGATATCTCGATTCTCGAGGTCGGCGAAGGCGTTATCGAAGTGAAGTCCACCAACGGTGATACGCACCTCGGCGGCGACAACCTCGACCAGCGCATCGTCGATTGGCTGATTGACGAGTTTAAGAAGGACGAAGGGCTGGACCTGCGCGGCAAGGGCAACGAAATGGCGCTGCAGCGACTGCGTGACGCAGCCGAGCGCGCCAAGATTGAGCTCTCGACTACCATGCAGACCGAGATCAATCTGCCGTTCATCACGGCGGATGCAACAGGCCCGAAGCACCTGGTGAAGACACTGACGCGGGCGAAGCTGGAAGAGATGGTTCGCGATATCGTGAACCGCTCGATAGATCCGTGCAAGCAGGCGCTGAAGGACGCGGGCGTTTCGACCAGCGACATCGACGAAGTGGTGCTGGTCGGTGGCCAGACGCGTATGCCGATGATTCAGAACCTGGTGAAGGAGTTGTTCGGTAAGGAACCTCACAAGGGCGTGAACCCTGATGAAGTGGTTGCCGTGGGTGCGGCTTTGCAAGGTGGCGTACTGAAGGGCGAAGTTAAGGACCTGCTACTGCTCGATGTAACGCCGCTTTCGCTGTCGATCGAGACGCTGGGCGGAGTGGCGACGCCGATGATTCCGCGGAACACGACGATTCCGACGCGCAAGACGGAAACGTTCTCGACCGCGGCCGATAACCAGACGTCGGTTGAGGTTCACGTGCTGCAGGGTGAACGTCCGATGGCGGCGCAGAATCGCACGCTCGGCAAGTTCCACCTGACGGGCATTCCGATGGCGCCGCGTGGCGTACCGCAGATCGAGGTGACGTTCGACATCGATGCCAACGGCATTCTGAACGTAACCGCGAAGGACATGGCGACGCAGAAGGATCAGAAGATCACGATCACTTCATCTTCTGGTCTCTCCAAGGAAGAAGTGGAGCGGATGGCGAAAGAAGCTGACGCTCACTCCGAAGAGGACAAGAAGAAGCGCGATGAGATCGAGGCGCGGAACCAGTTGGACGGCATGGTGTACCAAGTCGATAAGATGCTGCGTGAGCACGGCGACAAGATCTCGGGCTCGGAGCGAGGCGACGTGGAGAACGCTGTGGCCGACGCCAAGAAGGCGCTGGAAGGCGGCGAATTGAGCCAGATGAATTCGGCGCGCGAACGCTTGCAGGCTGCCTCGCACAAGCTGGCCGAAGCCATGTACAAGGCGACGGCCGCCCAGGGTCAGCCGCAGGGAGGACCAAGCGCTGGTCCGACTCCGGGCCCCGAAACTGGCGGCCAGAAGAAGGACGAAGGCGTAATCGATGCGGAGTACGTCGACGTCGACGAGAAGAAGCGGTAA